Part of the Syntrophorhabdaceae bacterium genome, AAGGATGAGGAGGTCGCCACCCTCTGGGGGATGGAGGCGCCCGATCCCGAAGCGGAGAAGACGTTCCTCGATGCAAAGATACACCTCGACGGGCCGAGATCGCCTTCCGAGAACAGGCTTTACGACTTCTACAGGACCCTTATCAAGCTGAGGAAGGAGGTCCCCGTCCTTGCCCGCCCCGTGAAAGAACAGGCCGAGATAAGGGTATTCGAAAAAGAGAAGACCCTTATAATGAGGAGATGGATCCGCGACTCGACTGCGTTCCTCGTCTTCAATTTCAACGAAGACAATGTTGCCGTCGAACTGACGCTCCCCCCGGGCAAGTGGGAAAAGATCCTCGACTCATCCGCGCCCGAGTGGGGCGGTGACGGATCCCGTGCCCCTAAAGTCCTCGATTTCGAAGACGGAAAGGCTTTGATTGAAGCGGGGCGGACCAGCGCCTCCCTTTACGTGCTTACAGACGTCCGGGTGTAGAAGCCCGGTTCTTTCCAGATTACCATGAAGTTTCACCCATAGCGGAGCCGAAATGGAAGAGCATTCCAGCCTGAGAATTCCGGTTGCCACCTACAGACTGCAGATGAGCCATAGGTTCACCTTCACCGACGGCCAAAAGCTCGTCCCCTACCTTAATGATCTCGGCATTACCGACGTCTACTCGTCGCCGTGCTTCAAGACCGGAAAAGGCAGCATCAGCGGGTATGACATCGTGGACCCGAACATGCTGGGTCCGGAAATGGGCGGAGAGCCGGCCTTCGACCGGTTTATCAAAGAGCTTAAGGCCCATGACATGGGATTCATCCTCGATATCGTTCCCAACCACATGAATGTGGAGAGCGACGAGAATATGTGGTGGATGGGCGTTCTCGAGAATGGGCCAAGCTCCCCTTACGCGGGTTTCTTCGATATAGACTGGCACCCCACGAAACGGGAGCTTGAAAACAGGGTCCTCATCCCCATTCTGGGAGACCAGTACGGAGCGATCCTCGAGAACCAGGAGCTGAGGCTCGGCTTCGAAAAGGGGGCGTTCTTTCTCAGCTATTTCGACCACAGGCTCCCCATTCTGCCCGAGACCTATAAAGACATATTGAGTCACCGGATCGACGAGGCCCAGACCCTGCCCGGCCGGGACCACCCTGACCTCGCGGAGTTGATGAGCATCATCACCGCCCTCACCTGTCTGCCGTCGTATACGGACAAAGACCCGGAAAAGGTCGTCGAGAGGCACCGGGAGAAGGAGATCATCAAGAGGCGGCTCCAAACCCTTTGCGATCGGAATCCCGCCATACGCGCCTACATAGAAGGGAACGTGGCCATATATAACGGAACGAAAGGAGATGCGAAAAGCTTCAATCTCCTCGACGACCTTCTCGGCAAACAGGTATGGAGGCTCTCCTTCTGGAGTGTGGCTACCGAAGAGATCAACTACCGGAGGTTTTTCGACATCAACGGCCTGGCCGCGACACGCATGGAGAATCCGGAAGTATTCACAAAATGCAATGACCTTCTCTCCCGCCTGATCCGTGAAGGTAAGGTCACGGGCCTGAGGATCGATCATCCTGACGGCCTTTACGACCCTGCGCGGTATTTCAGGGAGCTGCAGGGACTCTGCTTCGTTGAAACCCGTCGGGGCCGGGCCGGGGGCCAAAGCGGGTCCGCGGCACCCGGAGACGACCCGGAAACAAGGGTCCGGAAGGAGTATGAGGACGCTGTCTCATCCGATCCGCGATTCAAACCATTCTATATCGTGGGCGAGAAGATCCTCGCCCGGGACGAAAAGGTGCCGGAGGACTGGGCGATCTTCAGCACCATCGGATATGTATTTCTGAACCCCTTGAACGGCATCTTCATCGAAACCGGCCACGGCAGGGCATTCGATCGGATCTACGAGCGGTTCATCGGCGAAAAGACCAAGTATGCGGACCTGGTATATGAAAAGAAGAAGCTGATCACCCTCACCTCCCTGTCGGCAGAGATCAATGCCCTGGGCCAATTTCTCAACAGGCTTTCCGAAAAGAACCGGCACACGAGGGATTTTACCTTGAACAGCCTAAGGACCGTGATCATGGAGGTGATCTCCTGCTTCCCCGTGTACAGGACCTATGTGACGGCGGCAGGGGTCGAGGAAAGGGACCGGCGTTACATCGCCCAGGCCGTCCGGGAAGGGAAGCGGAAGAACCCTGCCCTTAATGCGAGTATCTTCGATTTCCTCCACAGGGTGCTCCTGCTTAAACACCCCGCGGATATGAGCGAGGCTGATCGCGCCCAATTGATCGATTTTGTGATGAGATTTCAGCAGGTCACGGGTCCCGTCACGGCAAAAGGGATCGAGGATACGGTCTTTTATGTATACAATAAATTCGTCTCCCTCAATGAAGTGGGGGGAAGCCCCGACAAATTCGGTACGACCCTCGATGCCTTTCACCGGCAAAATATGGAGACCTCCATCGAGAGGCCCTACTCGCTCGTGACCACCTCAACCCACGATACGAAGCGCGGCGAGGATGCGAGG contains:
- the treY gene encoding malto-oligosyltrehalose synthase — translated: MEEHSSLRIPVATYRLQMSHRFTFTDGQKLVPYLNDLGITDVYSSPCFKTGKGSISGYDIVDPNMLGPEMGGEPAFDRFIKELKAHDMGFILDIVPNHMNVESDENMWWMGVLENGPSSPYAGFFDIDWHPTKRELENRVLIPILGDQYGAILENQELRLGFEKGAFFLSYFDHRLPILPETYKDILSHRIDEAQTLPGRDHPDLAELMSIITALTCLPSYTDKDPEKVVERHREKEIIKRRLQTLCDRNPAIRAYIEGNVAIYNGTKGDAKSFNLLDDLLGKQVWRLSFWSVATEEINYRRFFDINGLAATRMENPEVFTKCNDLLSRLIREGKVTGLRIDHPDGLYDPARYFRELQGLCFVETRRGRAGGQSGSAAPGDDPETRVRKEYEDAVSSDPRFKPFYIVGEKILARDEKVPEDWAIFSTIGYVFLNPLNGIFIETGHGRAFDRIYERFIGEKTKYADLVYEKKKLITLTSLSAEINALGQFLNRLSEKNRHTRDFTLNSLRTVIMEVISCFPVYRTYVTAAGVEERDRRYIAQAVREGKRKNPALNASIFDFLHRVLLLKHPADMSEADRAQLIDFVMRFQQVTGPVTAKGIEDTVFYVYNKFVSLNEVGGSPDKFGTTLDAFHRQNMETSIERPYSLVTTSTHDTKRGEDARARINVLSEIPDEWRTRVTRWSRLNRKKKRMADDRPVPDSNEEYLLYQTLLAIWPPGAELPGSEEYAQFIQRIKEYMLKAIREAKINSSWISQEPSYEEGVLGFVEDILSRASANPFVKDLVEFQEKISYMGMFNSLSQALIKITSPGVPDFYQGSELWDLNLVDPDNRKPVDFKIRKNMLSRLKRQAALHGEDRSRMIKSLLSTWPTGAIKLYLTYTALGFRKEKASLFRDGAYVSLSSEGTRSENVCAFARFKEKNAVITVVPRFLTHLIDSPRDLPLGRVWEGSWITLSDEVTANLFRDVFTGREIFAVEEGGRRVLALDQVFAGFPVALLEGMEGATRAG